From Deltaproteobacteria bacterium:
CCTGCCGCCGTGGAGCAGCTTAAGGTTCTCGGTGAGCAACTCGGTGTACCTGTTTATGCTAAAGAAGGTCTATCACCGCCTCAGCTTTGTCAGGACGCATTACGCGAAGCGAAGAAGAAAAAACGCGACGTTGTTATTTTTGATACCGCCGGACGCCTGGCAGTTGATGAAGCGATGATGCAAGAGCTTGACGAGATCAAGCAACGCACCAACCCCGACAACGTTTTCCTCGTTTGCGATGCCATGGCTGGACAAGACACCGTCCGAACTGCATCCGAATTTAACCGCCGGCTAGACCTCACGGGCTTCATTATGACGAAGCTCGATGGTGACGCTCGTGGCGGTGCCGCACTGTCTATCAAAGAGATCACCGGCAAGCCTATCAAGTTTCTTGGTATGGGCGAAGGCATGGACAAGCTCGAAGAGTTTCGGGCTGAGGGACTGGCTTCACGAATCCTCGGAATGGGCGACATCGTTGGCTTGATGAAAGACTTCGAGGAAGTCGTCGACGAGAAACAAGCTGAAAAAGACGCTAAGAAGATGCTTAGCGGGCAATTCACGCTCCAAGATTTCCTGTCGCAAATCAAGATGATTCAAAAGGTTGGATCACTTTCTGAAATCTATGAAAAGTTCCCTATCTTCGGAGATGCCCTTCCAGACGGCGCTAAGATTGATGACAATGCGTTTAAGATCATGGAATCCATGATTCAATCCATGACCCAAGCCGAACGTGACGACCCAAAAATCATCGATAAGAGCCGAGCCACCCGAATCGCGAAAGGTTCTGGCCGCAAGCCCGAGCAAGTTCAGGATCTCGTTCAGCGCTTCTCAATGATGCATGGAATGATGGCCAACTTGGCATCATCCCCAGGACTTCTCGGGAACCTACCCGGTATGAAGCAACTTGGGCAGATGCGTAAAATGAAAGGCATGGCAAACTCCGGACTTGAGGATCTCCTCGGTGGCGGGATGCCAGGAATGCCGGGTGGTGGTATGCCGGGAATGCCTGCGGGAATGCCAGGTGGTGGTATGCCTGGGATGCCAGGCGGAATGCCTGGAATGCCTGCCGGTATCACACCGGAGCAAATCGCTCAGATGCAGGCCCAAATGGGTATGCGTGCACCAGGTGGCGCCCCCGCTGCTGGCCGCACTCAGCGCAGTGCTCAGCAAAAGCAAAAAGCAAAAGCAAAGCGTAAAGCGGGACGAGCTGCCCGTAAGAAACGTAAACGCTGATTAACGAAGGGCTCTCGAGAGCCCTCTTCCGTCTTTTCATAAACGTCTACGGATAACCGATAAAACGATGACGCAATTTAATCAATTGTATAGGGAAGCCCTCACCAAGACAGGTTGAGGAGCAAATTAGGCGGTCTTTTTAGAAGTCTTTTTCTTCGTGACTTTCTTCTTGGCCACTTTTTTCTTCGCCAGCTTCTTACCGCTAGGTCCGTAACCCACAGCCACTTGGTAAACTAAACCGGTCGCCGCCGAGGCTTTGGTCAAAGTCGATTCTTCGTCTTTAGGAACCACCGCCAGCACCCGGCCTTTAGCTACAGTCTCGCCACGTTGATTGTCAGCCCAAACATCCATGTCGACCAAGTACTCGCTGTTTTCCTTGCGTGTCTCAACAATCACGCCGCGGCAGGTCAGGACATCACCGGGCCACAACAACTTCATAAGCCGAAGCCCATACCGTCGCAGCGAAGCGCCCGTCAATGAGGCTTGAACCATACGCCCAATGTAGGCCATCACCAACGTACTCGGTGCATAAACCGACGCTTTACCGGACGCCTTGGCAACCTTGTCGTCTAAGTGAATCGCATTGTAGTCGTCACTGGCACCCGCAAAGCGGGCCAAGGTCACGCGACTTAGCGCGGTAATTGAAACGCCCTCAATTGGAGTACCCGAGTCAGCGCCTTCGAAATCAAGCTTTTTAGCCATGCTTACTGCTCCCTACTTTCGCAACTCGACCAAAACACGGCGGGACTTAAATACAGTCTTGCCACGCTTGTCGTTGCCGCGCGATTCGATGACGATAAAAACCAGCTGCCCATTTGGCACCTGCTTGTCATAGACATTGGATACCGTATGAACCACGCTAAGTATGTCACCCGCAAAAATGGGCTTAAAATACTCGTACTCTTCTTCTTGATGCATGACAGCATGCGGGTTGATACCCACCTCGTCATAAAAATCATCGAAGCAATGTATCGCCGACGCATAGGTACAGCTTGCAACAATGCCTGGGAAGCCTGCTGACTTCGCCGCATCTTCGTCATAATGGATTGGGTTTGTTTCACCGATCGCTTGCGCGAATCGCCGAATCTGCCCTCTTTCGACCTCGATAACCAAGGGGTCGGAACTCTGACCAATCATTTTGGTCAATATACTCGAAACTGCCACCGGCTAGTCCCTCCACAACATTTTCCAAGGATGACGCTTTAAGTCTCGCATCAATTCCTTCAAGTCGTCATAAACTTGAGGATCTTGAACAAACCCTCCAACGGTGCCTTCGCCTCGTTGGATCATGCCAAGCAATGCTTGACCGTCTTGCGTCATCGCATCCAGTCTTGAGGTCGCGTTTTGGATGTCTTTGACCATCGTCGTGATGGTCTCGTCACTCAATGAGCCCTCAGCTCGGTCTACGACCTTTTGCACGGTGCGGAGCGTATCACGGGCTTGAGTGAGGATCACGGGTAATTCCTGTTTAACGACCGATAAAGTGGCGGAACCGCTCGAAAACACGTCATTTAGCCGTTCTCGGGTCATCACCGAAGCCGCAGATTCACTCAATTCCTTGAAATTCCTCGCGCTGCGAGCCAGAT
This genomic window contains:
- a CDS encoding MaoC family dehydratase codes for the protein MAVSSILTKMIGQSSDPLVIEVERGQIRRFAQAIGETNPIHYDEDAAKSAGFPGIVASCTYASAIHCFDDFYDEVGINPHAVMHQEEEYEYFKPIFAGDILSVVHTVSNVYDKQVPNGQLVFIVIESRGNDKRGKTVFKSRRVLVELRK
- the ffh gene encoding signal recognition particle protein is translated as MLEIVSKGFKSAKAALTGKTELTEANINEAVREIRVSLLEADVEIGVVRTFLKRVKERAIGEVVQLETSKGKKKVSATPGEHFILICQHELEKLMGPHESAPIVYRRPFTTIMMVGLQGTGKTTTTGKLAKYLLANKRKPLLVAADVYRPAAVEQLKVLGEQLGVPVYAKEGLSPPQLCQDALREAKKKKRDVVIFDTAGRLAVDEAMMQELDEIKQRTNPDNVFLVCDAMAGQDTVRTASEFNRRLDLTGFIMTKLDGDARGGAALSIKEITGKPIKFLGMGEGMDKLEEFRAEGLASRILGMGDIVGLMKDFEEVVDEKQAEKDAKKMLSGQFTLQDFLSQIKMIQKVGSLSEIYEKFPIFGDALPDGAKIDDNAFKIMESMIQSMTQAERDDPKIIDKSRATRIAKGSGRKPEQVQDLVQRFSMMHGMMANLASSPGLLGNLPGMKQLGQMRKMKGMANSGLEDLLGGGMPGMPGGGMPGMPAGMPGGGMPGMPGGMPGMPAGITPEQIAQMQAQMGMRAPGGAPAAGRTQRSAQQKQKAKAKRKAGRAARKKRKR